A window of Cellulomonas sp. SLBN-39 genomic DNA:
GGCGCCCCGCACGGGTTGCGCCACGCGTCGAGGGTGAACCCGCGCCACACGAGGTTGGTCTTGCCCGCGTCGTTGAACGAGAAGAGCACGGTGTACGCGACGGGCACGAGGAGGAAGACGAACCCCAGACCGGCGAACACCGGCACCACGAGCGCCCCGGGCCGGGCCGTGCGCAGCCCGCTCACACGAGGTCCTCGGTGCCGGTGCGCCGCACGTACGCCGTGACGAGCAGCAGGATCGAGACCATCAGCACGACCGACAGCGCCGCGGCGGTCGGGTAGTCGAGCACGCGGAAGAACCTCCCGTCGATGACCTGGCCGATCATCGTGGTGTCGGTGTTGTTGCCCAGCAGCGAGGAGTTCACGTAGTCCCCGGTCGCGGGGATGAACGTCAGCAGCGTCCCGGCGACGACGCCGGGCATCGACAGCGGCAGCGTGACCGTCCGGAACGTGGTGACCGGCGAGGCGTACAGGTCGGCGCCGGCCTCGAGCATCCGCGGGTCGAGCCGTTCGAGGGCGGCGTACAGCGGCAGCACCATGAACGGCAGGAAGGCGTAGGTCAGGCCGATGACGACGGCCGCGGGGGTGGCCGCCAGGCGCCCGTCGGGCGGCAGCACGTGCAGCCAGCGCAGCGCGGTCACGACCGCGGCGTCGTCGGCGAGGATCTGCTTCCAGGCGACGGTCCGCAGGATGAAGCTGGTGAAGAAGGGCGCCACGACGAGCACCAGCAGCACGCCCTGCAGCGTCGGCCGTCCGCGGGCGCGCACGGCGATCAGGTACGCCATCGGGTACCCGATCACCAGGGTGGCCAGCGTCGCGACGAGCGCGAAGCCGAACGAGCGCAGCAGCTGCGGCCAGAACTGCGCGAGCGCCTCGGTGTAGTTCTGCCACCGCAGCGCCGGCACGTACTCGCCCAGCTCGCCGCCCGGGACGGACGTGTACAGCGACGTCGCGAGCAGCGCGCCGACAGGGACGACGAAGAACGCCACGAGGTACAGCACGCCGGGCACGACCAGGCCGCGGTAGCCCGGGCGCCGGCCGCCGCCCGGGGCCGGGGCGGGCGCCGCCCCGCGCTGGCCGAGCGCCGCAGTGAGGCTCACGGCTCGCCGTCCAGGTCGACCGTGCCCGCGGCGGGCGCGTCGTGCCCGTCGAGCGCGAACGTGTGCCCGTGCTGCCACGCGAGGCGGACCCGGTCCCCCGGGGCCCGCGTGCCGCCCCCGAGGTTCTGGGCGAAGACGCCGAACGTGCCGAGGCCGCCGTCGAGCGCCACCTGGTACTGCGTGGAGACGCCGGTGAACGCGACGTCGACGACCGTGCCGGGACCCAGCACGTCCTCGTCCGGCCCGGGCCCGTCCGTCCCGGCGTCCGCGTCGAGGAGGCGGACCTTCTCCGGGCGGACACCGACGAGCACGTCACCGGTCGTGCGCACCGCGCGGTCGGCCCGCACGAGCAGCCGCTGCCCGGCCACGTCCACGCCGAGCACGTCGCCGCCGGTCTCCACCACGGTGCCCGGCACGAGGTTCGACTGCCCGAGGAAGTTCGCGACGAACGCCGTGCGCGGCAGCTCGTACAGGTCCGCCGGTGCGCCCATCTGCTCGATCCGCCCGCCGTTCATCACGGCCACGGTGTCGGCCATCGACATGGCCTCCTCCTGGTCGTGGGTCACGTGCACGAACGTCAGGCCGACCTCGGACTGGATGCGCTTGAGCTCGAGCTGCATCTGCCGGCGCAGCTTGAGGTCGAGCGCCCCGAGCGGCTCGTCCAGCAGCAGCAGCGCCGGCCGGTTGACGATCGCCCGGGCCAGGGCGACCCGCTGCTGCTGACCGCCCGACAGCTGGCCCGGGCGGCGGTCGGCCAGGTGCGCCAGCTCGACGAGCTCCAGCCCCTCGCGGACCCGGCGCGCGACCTCCGCGGCGCGGGTCCGGCGCAGCCCGAACGCCACGTTCTCCCCCACGCTCAGGTGCGGGAACAGCGCATAGCTCTGGAAGACGGTGTTGACCGGGCGCCGGTGCGGCGGCGCGTCCGTCACGTCGCGACCGGCCAGGCTGATCGTCCCCGCGGTGGGCCGCTCGAGCCCGGCGACCATCCGCAGCGTCGTGGTCTTGCCGCACCCCGACGGGCCGAGCAGCGCGAAGAAGCTGCCCGACGGGACCGTCAGGGTGAGGTCGTCGACCGCGACGAACGCCCCGAAGCGCTTGGTGACGCCCGCGATCTCGAGCGCGGCACCGTGCTGCGTGCGCACCGGTGCCACGGCCTCCTCGACAGCGGCCACGTCAGGCGCCGATCACGTCGAGGAAGCGCCCGTTGTACAGCTCCTCCTCGTCCGGGGTCAGGCTGCCGAAGACGTGGACGGTCTCGAGCACGAGGTCGTCGGGGAAGATCATCGGGTCCTCGGCGAGCGCGGGGTCGATCTCGAGCATCGCCTCCTGCGCCCCATGCACCGGCGTGACGTAGTTGACCCAGGCGGCGACCTGCGCCGCGACCTGCGGGTCGTAGTAGTAGTCGAACAGCTGCTCGGCGGCCGCCTTGCGCGGCGACGGGGTCGGGACCATGAGGTTGTCGCTCCACAGCATCCCGCCCGCGTCGGGCACCGCGAACCCGAACCGGCCGTCGAACTCGTAGTTCAGCGACGTGATGTCCCCGGACCACGCGATGCACGCCACCGCGTCGCCCGACGCCAGGTCCTGCGTGTAGGAGTTGCCCCGCACCTGCCGGATCTGCCCCGAGGCGAGCTGCGCCTCGAGCACCTCGAGGGCCGCCGTCCAGTCCGTGTCCGTCCAGGGCCCGGCGGGCGAGACGCCCTGGTCGAGCATCAGCAGGCCGATGGTGTCGCGCATCTCCGAGAGCACCTCGACCCGGCCCGCGTACTGCGGGTCCCACAGCTGCGACACCGACCGCAGCCCGCCGGGGATCTTCTCCTTGTCCCACGCGATGC
This region includes:
- a CDS encoding spermidine/putrescine ABC transporter substrate-binding protein gives rise to the protein MSDRRPPVTDPVVRDLVRLARASVSRRRLLAGAAGALGTGALLAACGTGGAPTSAGGSGASAGGAVRWANWTQYLDQDESGTSFPTLEAFTEQSGVEVAYAEDIEDNDTFYGKVSGQLANGQDIGYDVVTLTDWMAARWIRQDYAALLDRENIPNAANILTTLQDVAFDPGRNHSLTWQSGMTGIAWDKEKIPGGLRSVSQLWDPQYAGRVEVLSEMRDTIGLLMLDQGVSPAGPWTDTDWTAALEVLEAQLASGQIRQVRGNSYTQDLASGDAVACIAWSGDITSLNYEFDGRFGFAVPDAGGMLWSDNLMVPTPSPRKAAAEQLFDYYYDPQVAAQVAAWVNYVTPVHGAQEAMLEIDPALAEDPMIFPDDLVLETVHVFGSLTPDEEELYNGRFLDVIGA
- a CDS encoding ABC transporter permease: MSLTAALGQRGAAPAPAPGGGRRPGYRGLVVPGVLYLVAFFVVPVGALLATSLYTSVPGGELGEYVPALRWQNYTEALAQFWPQLLRSFGFALVATLATLVIGYPMAYLIAVRARGRPTLQGVLLVLVVAPFFTSFILRTVAWKQILADDAAVVTALRWLHVLPPDGRLAATPAAVVIGLTYAFLPFMVLPLYAALERLDPRMLEAGADLYASPVTTFRTVTLPLSMPGVVAGTLLTFIPATGDYVNSSLLGNNTDTTMIGQVIDGRFFRVLDYPTAAALSVVLMVSILLLVTAYVRRTGTEDLV
- a CDS encoding ABC transporter ATP-binding protein is translated as MAAVEEAVAPVRTQHGAALEIAGVTKRFGAFVAVDDLTLTVPSGSFFALLGPSGCGKTTTLRMVAGLERPTAGTISLAGRDVTDAPPHRRPVNTVFQSYALFPHLSVGENVAFGLRRTRAAEVARRVREGLELVELAHLADRRPGQLSGGQQQRVALARAIVNRPALLLLDEPLGALDLKLRRQMQLELKRIQSEVGLTFVHVTHDQEEAMSMADTVAVMNGGRIEQMGAPADLYELPRTAFVANFLGQSNLVPGTVVETGGDVLGVDVAGQRLLVRADRAVRTTGDVLVGVRPEKVRLLDADAGTDGPGPDEDVLGPGTVVDVAFTGVSTQYQVALDGGLGTFGVFAQNLGGGTRAPGDRVRLAWQHGHTFALDGHDAPAAGTVDLDGEP